One window from the genome of Carnobacteriaceae bacterium zg-84 encodes:
- a CDS encoding propanediol/glycerol family dehydratase medium subunit, whose product MVEVNEALLKSVIRDILQDVLKEQANQKQDVVKTPEKPAQVRYEDTVLRTIGTAQPSHSVDEVVIAVSPSFGRAQTKTMVDIPHKEVLRQVIAGIEEEGLKARIVRVYRSSDVAFVAVEGDHLSGSGISIGIQSKGTTVIHQRDLPPLSNLELFPQAPLLTAETYRLIGKNAAKYAKGETPNPVPTLNDQMARPKYQAYSALLHIKDTKCVVKGKAAEECELL is encoded by the coding sequence ATGGTAGAGGTAAATGAAGCCTTATTAAAATCTGTTATTCGTGATATTTTACAAGATGTATTAAAAGAACAGGCTAATCAAAAACAAGATGTTGTAAAAACACCAGAAAAACCGGCACAAGTACGTTATGAAGATACAGTGTTAAGAACCATTGGAACAGCACAACCAAGTCATTCTGTTGATGAAGTTGTGATTGCTGTAAGTCCTTCTTTTGGACGTGCACAAACAAAAACAATGGTAGATATTCCTCATAAAGAAGTATTAAGACAAGTTATTGCTGGTATTGAAGAGGAAGGATTAAAAGCAAGAATTGTACGTGTTTATCGTTCATCAGACGTTGCTTTTGTGGCTGTTGAAGGAGATCACTTATCAGGTTCTGGTATTTCTATTGGTATACAATCTAAAGGAACAACGGTTATTCATCAGCGTGATTTACCACCTTTAAGCAATTTGGAGTTATTCCCACAAGCGCCATTATTAACAGCTGAAACATATCGTTTAATTGGTAAAAATGCTGCGAAATATGCAAAAGGTGAAACACCTAATCCTGTGCCTACATTAAATGATCAAATGGCACGACCAAAATATCAAGCATATTCTGCATTGCTACATATTAAAGATACAAAATGTGTCGTTAAAGGGAAAGCAGCAGAAGAATGTGAGCTACTTTAA
- a CDS encoding propanediol/glycerol family dehydratase large subunit yields MKSKRFEALRNRPINKDGFVTEWIEEGLIAMESPNDPIPSIKIENGVVVELDGKKQADFDLIDQFIATYGIDLTRAEEVMRMDSRDIANKILTPSVPREEIVPLTTAMTPAKIVEVVSHMNVVEMMMAMQKMRTRKPTATQSHVTNVNDNPVQIAADAAEAAYRGFAEQETTVAVARYAPFNAIGIMIGSQVGRPGVLTQCALEEATELDLGMRGFTAYAETISVYGTEDVFTDGDDTPWSKAFLASAYASRGLKMRFTSGTGSEVQMGQAEGKSMLYLEARCLYITKGAGVQGIQNGSVSCIGVPAAVPSGIRAVLAENLIATMLDLECASSNDQTFTHSDLRRSIRTLMQFAPGTDFINSGYSSVPNYDNMFAGSNWDAEDFDDYNILQRDLKVDGGLRPVKEEDVVKVRHKAARVMQALFKGLGLPKITDEEVEAATYAHGSLDMPARDKVEDIKAAVNLLERGLTGIDLIKALAKNGFSDIAEEILNLFRQKTAGDFLQTSAIFDSKWQVISAINCPNDYVGVGTGHRLVGEEWEKVKNIPNAIDPRDI; encoded by the coding sequence ATGAAATCAAAAAGATTTGAAGCATTAAGAAATAGACCTATCAATAAAGATGGTTTTGTGACTGAGTGGATAGAAGAAGGACTTATTGCAATGGAAAGTCCAAATGATCCTATTCCAAGCATAAAAATTGAAAATGGTGTTGTTGTCGAATTAGACGGCAAAAAACAAGCAGATTTTGACTTGATTGACCAATTCATTGCGACATACGGTATTGATTTGACAAGAGCCGAAGAAGTTATGCGTATGGATTCTAGAGATATTGCCAATAAAATATTAACACCAAGTGTTCCAAGAGAAGAGATTGTACCATTAACAACAGCAATGACACCTGCCAAAATTGTTGAAGTGGTTAGTCATATGAACGTTGTTGAAATGATGATGGCAATGCAAAAAATGCGTACAAGAAAACCAACGGCTACACAATCTCACGTAACAAATGTGAATGATAATCCTGTTCAAATTGCAGCAGATGCTGCTGAAGCTGCTTATCGTGGATTTGCAGAACAAGAAACAACTGTTGCCGTTGCACGTTATGCACCATTTAATGCTATTGGGATTATGATCGGTTCACAAGTTGGTCGTCCTGGTGTACTAACACAATGTGCCCTTGAAGAAGCAACAGAATTAGATTTAGGAATGCGTGGATTTACAGCTTATGCAGAAACAATTTCTGTATATGGAACAGAAGATGTCTTTACTGACGGAGATGATACACCTTGGTCTAAAGCCTTTTTAGCATCAGCTTACGCTTCTCGTGGATTGAAAATGAGATTTACATCTGGTACAGGTTCAGAAGTGCAAATGGGACAAGCAGAAGGAAAATCAATGTTGTACTTAGAAGCACGTTGCTTATATATTACAAAAGGTGCTGGAGTACAAGGTATTCAAAATGGTTCTGTATCTTGTATTGGGGTACCAGCAGCAGTACCGTCTGGTATTCGTGCGGTATTAGCAGAAAACCTAATTGCTACAATGCTTGATTTAGAATGTGCATCTTCTAATGACCAAACATTTACACATTCAGATTTAAGACGTTCTATTCGTACATTGATGCAATTTGCACCAGGAACAGATTTTATTAACTCTGGATATTCTTCTGTACCAAACTATGACAATATGTTTGCTGGTTCTAACTGGGATGCAGAAGACTTCGATGATTATAATATTTTACAACGTGACTTAAAAGTAGACGGTGGATTAAGACCAGTTAAAGAAGAAGATGTTGTTAAAGTAAGACATAAAGCAGCTAGAGTGATGCAAGCACTATTTAAAGGGTTAGGCTTACCAAAAATTACAGATGAAGAAGTGGAAGCAGCAACTTATGCACATGGTTCTTTAGATATGCCTGCACGTGATAAAGTTGAGGATATTAAAGCCGCTGTTAATTTATTAGAACGCGGTTTAACAGGTATTGATTTAATTAAAGCATTGGCAAAAAATGGCTTTAGCGATATTGCTGAAGAAATTTTGAACTTATTTAGACAAAAAACAGCCGGTGACTTTTTACAAACATCTGCTATTTTTGATAGTAAATGGCAAGTTATTTCTGCAATTAACTGTCCAAATGATTATGTTGGTGTTGGAACAGGACATCGTTTAGTTGGAGAAGAGTGGGAAAAAGTTAAAAATATTCCAAATGCCATTGATCCACGTGATATTTAA
- the pduB gene encoding propanediol utilization microcompartment protein PduB has protein sequence MHARANITEFVGVNPIGETIGLVIANVDQQILDAMKLEKKYRSIGVIGARTGAGPHILAADEAVKATNTEIVKIELARDTKGGAGHGNLIIFGGDDVSDVKRAVEVTLQEVTRTFGDVYGNDAGHIELQYTARSSQACEKAFGAPIGKAFGLIVGAPAAIGVVMADTAVKAANVDVIGYASPSDGTSFSNEVILFISGDSGAVRQAVISAREVGKTLLGTLGDEPTNSQPSYI, from the coding sequence ATGCATGCAAGAGCAAATATTACAGAATTTGTAGGAGTAAATCCTATTGGAGAAACAATAGGTCTAGTCATTGCAAATGTAGATCAACAAATTTTAGATGCTATGAAATTGGAGAAAAAATATCGTTCTATCGGTGTTATTGGTGCTAGAACGGGTGCAGGTCCTCATATTTTAGCAGCAGATGAAGCCGTTAAAGCAACAAATACAGAAATCGTGAAAATTGAATTAGCACGTGATACAAAAGGTGGAGCAGGTCACGGAAATTTAATTATTTTTGGTGGCGACGATGTATCTGATGTGAAAAGAGCGGTTGAAGTAACATTACAAGAAGTGACACGTACATTTGGTGATGTGTATGGAAATGATGCAGGACATATTGAATTACAATACACAGCTCGTTCTAGTCAAGCGTGTGAAAAAGCATTTGGTGCACCTATTGGAAAAGCATTTGGTTTAATTGTTGGAGCACCTGCAGCGATCGGTGTTGTTATGGCTGATACAGCTGTTAAAGCTGCAAATGTTGATGTCATTGGTTATGCATCTCCTAGTGATGGCACAAGTTTTTCAAACGAAGTTATCCTATTTATTAGTGGAGATTCTGGAGCTGTTCGTCAAGCAGTTATTTCAGCAAGAGAAGTTGGTAAAACATTATTAGGTACATTGGGAGATGAACCAACAAATTCTCAACCGTCATATATTTAA
- a CDS encoding PocR ligand-binding domain-containing protein, translating into MFQNTENKIKFNKILQEFSQATGLATVLVGINGEEISEWHQFSEFCAIMRTKPEYKKICEKCDLYGGLEAAKEQKPIPYTCHAGLTDLAMPVVIDKQLVGFILSGQVLTTDQKFPPIYQKSDWHLYPELLKAYKNIRKVNAQQVKSAAEILRILTQYHFPSQQIHSPKISYDIQDIEEIEKPLVNANRKIHEHKEIRSDIAKAIRYIDKNLTNNIHLKVVAEHVYLNPDYFSKLFKSQTGFSFIDYVNQKKIERSLSMLKDKKRSIEKIANELGYSQPSYYCKLFKKITGYSPSEYRNQL; encoded by the coding sequence ATGTTTCAAAATACAGAAAATAAAATAAAATTTAACAAAATTCTTCAAGAATTTTCCCAAGCAACAGGCTTGGCAACCGTTTTAGTAGGCATCAATGGAGAAGAAATATCTGAATGGCATCAATTCAGTGAATTTTGTGCCATTATGCGAACAAAACCTGAATATAAAAAAATTTGCGAAAAATGTGATTTATATGGAGGGTTAGAAGCAGCCAAAGAACAAAAACCTATTCCTTACACTTGTCATGCTGGATTAACCGATTTAGCCATGCCTGTCGTTATTGATAAACAACTAGTCGGTTTTATTTTAAGTGGACAAGTATTAACGACAGATCAAAAATTTCCTCCTATTTATCAAAAAAGCGATTGGCACTTATATCCTGAATTATTAAAAGCATATAAAAACATACGCAAAGTAAATGCGCAACAAGTTAAAAGTGCCGCCGAAATTTTACGTATTTTGACACAATATCACTTCCCTAGTCAACAAATACATTCTCCAAAAATCTCGTACGATATTCAAGACATAGAAGAAATTGAAAAACCTTTAGTCAATGCAAATAGAAAAATCCACGAACACAAAGAAATTAGAAGTGATATTGCTAAAGCTATTCGCTATATCGATAAAAATTTAACCAATAATATCCATTTAAAAGTAGTCGCCGAACATGTTTATTTAAATCCTGATTATTTCAGCAAACTCTTTAAATCACAAACCGGATTTAGCTTTATCGACTATGTTAATCAGAAAAAAATCGAACGTTCATTATCTATGCTAAAAGATAAAAAACGCTCTATTGAAAAGATTGCCAACGAACTCGGCTATAGCCAACCAAGTTATTACTGTAAACTATTTAAAAAAATTACTGGATACTCACCATCTGAATATCGCAATCAACTATAA
- a CDS encoding cation transporter: protein MQKEIERKSLNVNFIINFIVALSGIIAYFMTEIQALLLDGFFSFISFLSAIIGIYVSRISHKKTDIYPNGLHFLEPLYAIFKSILILFLFLIAFINATDNALQYVLKREGEPLDIGPIVPYTIFVVVLCFALSLYTHYQNKKINHISTILSVEAKGSLIDGLQSLGAGLAFCLLYLIDIQGPLGFLHYTGDFFITTISVILLLKEPIQMLRSSFIELSQGLVTDEDITEPIDELIVKHFYPILPDMHYQVIKIGMAIKVRLYVQKNELNYVKDLLDVKQEFLNDLQTLYQTARLEIIHI from the coding sequence ATGCAAAAAGAAATAGAACGAAAGTCACTGAATGTTAATTTTATTATCAATTTTATTGTTGCTCTATCGGGTATTATTGCGTATTTTATGACAGAAATACAAGCCTTATTACTTGATGGATTTTTTTCTTTTATTAGTTTTTTATCGGCAATTATTGGTATTTATGTATCGAGAATAAGCCATAAAAAAACAGATATTTATCCAAATGGTTTACATTTTTTGGAACCTTTGTATGCCATTTTTAAATCTATTTTAATCTTGTTTTTGTTTTTGATTGCTTTTATAAATGCAACAGATAATGCACTTCAGTATGTTTTAAAAAGAGAGGGAGAACCTCTTGATATTGGTCCTATTGTGCCGTATACGATTTTTGTCGTTGTGTTATGCTTTGCATTAAGTTTGTATACACATTACCAAAATAAAAAAATAAATCATATTAGTACGATATTATCAGTTGAAGCAAAGGGTAGTCTTATTGACGGTCTACAATCGTTAGGAGCTGGATTGGCATTTTGTTTATTATATCTCATTGATATTCAAGGTCCACTCGGTTTTTTACACTATACAGGAGATTTTTTTATTACAACGATTTCTGTTATCCTATTGTTGAAAGAGCCTATTCAAATGCTACGCTCATCCTTTATTGAATTATCTCAAGGATTAGTGACAGATGAAGATATTACGGAACCGATTGATGAATTGATTGTAAAACATTTTTATCCTATTTTACCGGATATGCACTATCAAGTGATCAAAATTGGCATGGCAATTAAAGTAAGACTTTACGTTCAAAAAAATGAATTAAACTATGTAAAAGATTTACTTGATGTAAAGCAAGAATTTTTAAATGATTTACAAACACTTTATCAAACAGCTAGATTAGAGATTATTCATATATAA
- a CDS encoding DUF861 domain-containing protein, producing MADVNRSELEALVRKILLEELLSKDSAKKISKAGVASIALPTLDVRAEDRLDTGNPNHCVYTRDLLTLEESPRLGLGLMTMEKTTFPWHLDYDEVDYVIEGQLDIITGDEVMSAGPGEILFIPKGSDIQFSVKDKARFIYVTYPADWQNQ from the coding sequence ATGGCAGATGTAAATCGTTCAGAACTAGAAGCATTAGTTCGTAAAATTTTATTAGAAGAATTATTGTCAAAAGACTCAGCTAAAAAAATTAGTAAAGCAGGCGTAGCATCTATTGCTTTACCAACTTTAGATGTTCGTGCTGAAGATCGTTTAGATACAGGTAATCCAAATCACTGTGTATACACACGTGACTTGTTAACATTAGAAGAAAGTCCAAGATTAGGTCTTGGCTTGATGACAATGGAAAAAACAACTTTCCCATGGCATTTAGACTATGATGAAGTGGATTACGTGATCGAGGGTCAATTAGATATTATTACTGGAGATGAAGTAATGAGTGCAGGTCCAGGAGAAATTTTATTTATTCCAAAAGGAAGCGATATTCAATTCTCTGTTAAAGACAAAGCACGTTTTATCTATGTAACATATCCAGCTGACTGGCAAAATCAATAA
- a CDS encoding ethanolamine utilization protein EutH yields MSINEIIIYIMVLFMLVGAVDKCIGGKLGLGEKFEEGIMAMGALALSMAGIMVVAPLLADLLKPIIVPLYGLVGADPSIFATTFIANDMGGAPLALKLAQDPAVGNFAAYVLGSMMGPTIVFTIPVALGIIEKEDRPLLARGILYGLVTVPIGCFLGGLFVLPFGTLIVNLIPIIIVSGLIFVGLLLAPNAMIKGFEVFGQIIVVIATLGLAFGAAQLLTGNEWLNNLYPVGAETLQEAFGVVGSIAVTLAGAFGLVAVFTKVANKPLSAIGKSLGMNEVGAAGLVASLANNIAMFQMLKDMDKRGKIINVAFAVSASFVIGDHLGFTAGANSEMIVPMMVGKLVGGITAVLLAFVLTKKEA; encoded by the coding sequence ATGAGTATCAATGAAATAATCATTTACATCATGGTTCTATTCATGCTCGTTGGTGCAGTTGATAAATGTATCGGTGGCAAATTAGGCCTAGGTGAAAAATTTGAAGAAGGTATTATGGCAATGGGTGCTTTAGCACTATCAATGGCTGGGATTATGGTTGTAGCACCATTATTGGCTGACTTATTAAAACCAATCATTGTACCATTATATGGTTTGGTTGGTGCTGACCCATCTATTTTTGCGACAACATTTATCGCAAACGATATGGGTGGTGCTCCACTTGCTTTAAAATTAGCTCAAGATCCAGCTGTTGGTAATTTTGCTGCTTATGTATTAGGTTCAATGATGGGACCTACTATTGTATTTACAATTCCAGTTGCATTAGGAATTATTGAAAAAGAAGATCGTCCATTATTAGCACGTGGTATTTTATACGGATTAGTAACAGTACCTATTGGATGTTTCTTAGGTGGATTATTCGTATTACCTTTTGGCACTTTAATTGTAAACTTAATTCCAATTATTATCGTTTCAGGTTTAATTTTTGTAGGTCTATTATTAGCACCAAATGCAATGATTAAAGGATTTGAAGTATTTGGCCAAATTATCGTTGTTATCGCAACTTTAGGTTTAGCATTCGGTGCTGCTCAATTATTAACTGGTAATGAATGGTTGAACAACTTATATCCAGTTGGTGCAGAAACATTACAAGAAGCATTCGGTGTTGTAGGTTCAATCGCTGTAACATTAGCAGGGGCATTTGGTTTAGTTGCTGTGTTTACAAAAGTAGCAAACAAACCATTATCAGCTATCGGTAAATCATTAGGTATGAACGAAGTTGGTGCAGCTGGTTTAGTAGCTTCTTTAGCAAATAATATTGCGATGTTCCAAATGTTAAAAGATATGGACAAACGTGGTAAAATCATCAACGTTGCGTTCGCTGTATCAGCATCATTTGTTATCGGTGACCACTTAGGATTTACTGCTGGGGCAAACTCAGAAATGATCGTGCCAATGATGGTAGGTAAATTAGTTGGTGGTATCACAGCTGTTTTATTAGCATTTGTGTTAACGAAAAAAGAAGCATAA
- a CDS encoding EutN/CcmL family microcompartment protein, with product MFVGKVVGSLWATRKDENLNGLKLLVIERQLNEHQVDPALIIAADRIGAGEGDFVLVTTGSSARVSLNNTEVPVDMVVVGIIDKVEYPKDE from the coding sequence ATGTTTGTTGGGAAAGTTGTAGGTAGTTTATGGGCTACTAGAAAAGATGAGAATTTGAATGGGTTAAAATTATTAGTAATCGAACGTCAACTGAATGAACATCAAGTAGATCCAGCCCTTATTATAGCAGCAGACCGTATCGGTGCAGGTGAAGGTGATTTCGTATTGGTAACAACGGGTAGTTCTGCTCGTGTTAGCTTAAACAATACCGAAGTACCTGTTGATATGGTTGTTGTTGGTATTATTGATAAAGTTGAATATCCAAAAGATGAATAA
- a CDS encoding ethanolamine utilization protein, whose translation MENLDKLVQLITDRLLENLQNEPEKESILLIGKDSTRLALEKAGYDLVDCNSDVVDLVVVDDLSLDAFLRVASLCPTSEKESALLKHLLNGKKAFVSKEAFNVENYKGSASSLLYRQLVQQKEKLEKYGVTFYQDENLLNCLSKTDNRQVVRETVTKRSETSGNTKTKLITEKRFKELGLTEGDVFHIEKGMIVTALAKDYAKRHKIILN comes from the coding sequence ATGGAAAATTTAGACAAACTTGTTCAGTTAATAACCGATCGTTTGTTAGAAAACCTTCAAAATGAGCCTGAAAAAGAATCCATATTATTGATTGGTAAAGATAGTACGCGTTTAGCGTTAGAAAAAGCAGGTTATGATTTAGTAGATTGTAATAGTGATGTGGTTGACTTGGTTGTGGTAGATGATTTGTCTTTAGACGCTTTTTTAAGAGTAGCGTCTTTATGTCCAACTTCTGAAAAAGAATCAGCATTACTAAAACATTTATTGAATGGTAAAAAAGCTTTTGTATCTAAAGAAGCCTTTAATGTGGAAAACTATAAAGGTTCTGCAAGTAGTTTGTTGTACCGTCAATTAGTGCAACAAAAAGAAAAACTTGAAAAATATGGCGTAACATTTTATCAAGATGAAAACTTGTTGAATTGTCTGTCAAAAACAGATAATCGTCAAGTCGTAAGAGAAACTGTGACAAAACGTTCAGAAACAAGTGGAAATACAAAAACAAAGTTAATTACTGAGAAACGCTTTAAGGAATTAGGATTAACTGAGGGCGATGTGTTCCATATTGAAAAAGGTATGATTGTAACAGCTCTTGCAAAAGATTATGCTAAACGTCATAAAATTATTTTAAATTAA
- a CDS encoding phosphate propanoyltransferase — translation MSLNGLDQLVDKVLELVQTELTGTFEVEASGRHVHLSQKDLDALFGPGYQLTKLKDLSQPGQFACKERITVLGPKGALHNVIILGPVRSESQVEVSLTDCLALGTQAPVRESGDIEGTPGVVLLNGTKNVVLDKGLIVAKRHIHMTPEDAAKANVENQEIVQVKVEGTRPLIFDDVVVRVSPKFATYMHIDYDEANACGFKKGMRGRIIKK, via the coding sequence ATGTCTTTAAATGGATTAGATCAATTAGTGGATAAAGTTCTAGAATTGGTTCAAACAGAACTCACTGGAACTTTTGAAGTAGAAGCTAGTGGACGCCATGTGCATTTAAGTCAAAAAGATTTAGACGCATTATTTGGACCAGGTTATCAACTGACAAAATTAAAAGACCTTTCTCAACCTGGACAATTTGCATGTAAAGAACGTATTACAGTATTAGGCCCTAAAGGTGCATTACACAATGTTATTATTTTAGGACCAGTTCGTAGTGAATCTCAAGTTGAAGTATCATTAACGGACTGTTTAGCCCTAGGTACGCAAGCTCCAGTTCGTGAAAGTGGAGATATTGAAGGTACACCGGGTGTTGTTTTATTAAACGGTACAAAAAATGTTGTTTTAGACAAAGGTTTAATTGTAGCAAAACGTCATATTCACATGACACCAGAAGATGCTGCAAAAGCTAATGTTGAAAATCAAGAAATTGTTCAAGTTAAAGTTGAGGGAACACGTCCACTTATTTTTGATGATGTAGTGGTTCGTGTAAGTCCTAAATTTGCAACGTATATGCATATTGACTATGATGAAGCAAATGCGTGTGGCTTTAAAAAAGGTATGAGAGGACGTATTATTAAAAAATAA
- the pduA gene encoding propanediol utilization microcompartment protein PduA, translated as MANTNALGMVETKGLVGAIEAADAMVKAANVTLIGKEQIGAGLVTVMVRGDVGAVKAATDAGAAAAENVGELVSVHVIPRPHSEVEVILPK; from the coding sequence ATGGCAAACACAAACGCATTAGGTATGGTAGAAACAAAAGGTTTAGTAGGAGCAATCGAAGCAGCAGATGCAATGGTTAAAGCAGCTAACGTTACTTTAATTGGTAAAGAACAAATCGGTGCTGGATTAGTAACAGTTATGGTTCGTGGTGATGTAGGTGCTGTTAAAGCTGCAACTGATGCAGGTGCTGCAGCTGCTGAAAACGTTGGTGAATTAGTATCTGTTCACGTAATTCCACGTCCACATTCAGAAGTTGAAGTTATCTTACCAAAATAA
- a CDS encoding acetaldehyde dehydrogenase (acetylating), which yields MKLLDKDLVSIQETRDLIREAKQAQQELAKMSQEQIDTIVKVVAKACYDERERLAKMASEETGFGRWQDKVLKNALASKGILEEIKDMRTVGILSEDKENKVMEVAVPVGVVAGLIPSTNPTSTVMYKALISLKAGNSIVFSPHPNALKSIEATVDVIKRAAKSAGCPEGAIGVIHNVSLQATNELMKNKDTNLILATGGSAMVKAAYSSGTPAIGVGPGNGPAFIERTADVPTAIRQILDSKTFDNGVICASEQSIIVEEDMKATVVAEFKKQGAYFVPEEDAKKLGAFIILPSGAMNPKMVGKSPQVIGKLAGIYVPEDARVLIAEETGVGKHAPYSMEKLAPVLGFYTVKTWEEACELSMKILHHEGVGHTMTIHTQNEKIVREFALKKPVSRLLVNTAAALGGVGATTGLFPAFTLGCGAVGGSATSDNVSPLNLFNVRRIAYGTSELADLRRAENQQIEVNTTSVSNTDEEQLINLLVQRVLSKLN from the coding sequence GTGAAACTATTGGATAAAGACTTAGTGTCTATTCAAGAAACACGTGATTTAATTCGTGAAGCAAAACAAGCACAACAAGAATTAGCAAAAATGAGTCAAGAACAAATTGATACTATTGTTAAAGTTGTTGCAAAAGCATGTTATGATGAACGTGAACGTTTAGCTAAAATGGCGTCAGAAGAAACAGGTTTTGGACGCTGGCAAGATAAAGTATTAAAGAATGCATTGGCTTCTAAAGGCATTCTTGAAGAAATCAAAGATATGAGAACAGTAGGTATCTTGAGTGAAGATAAAGAAAATAAAGTGATGGAAGTGGCTGTACCAGTTGGTGTGGTTGCAGGTTTGATTCCGTCAACAAACCCAACATCTACTGTTATGTATAAAGCGTTGATTTCATTAAAAGCTGGTAACAGTATCGTCTTCTCTCCACATCCAAATGCTTTGAAATCTATTGAAGCGACTGTTGATGTCATCAAACGTGCTGCGAAAAGTGCAGGTTGCCCAGAGGGTGCTATTGGGGTTATCCATAATGTATCATTACAAGCAACAAATGAATTGATGAAAAATAAAGACACTAACTTGATTTTAGCCACTGGTGGTTCAGCAATGGTTAAAGCGGCTTATTCATCAGGTACACCTGCTATTGGTGTAGGTCCTGGTAATGGTCCAGCATTTATCGAAAGAACAGCTGATGTACCAACAGCAATCAGACAAATTCTTGATTCTAAAACATTTGATAATGGTGTTATCTGTGCTTCAGAACAATCTATTATCGTTGAAGAAGATATGAAAGCGACTGTTGTAGCAGAATTCAAAAAACAAGGTGCATACTTTGTTCCAGAAGAAGATGCTAAAAAATTAGGAGCATTCATCATTTTACCAAGTGGTGCAATGAATCCAAAAATGGTAGGTAAATCTCCACAAGTCATTGGTAAATTAGCAGGTATTTATGTACCAGAAGATGCTCGTGTGTTAATTGCAGAAGAAACAGGTGTTGGTAAACACGCACCTTATTCAATGGAAAAATTAGCACCAGTATTAGGCTTCTATACTGTTAAAACTTGGGAAGAAGCATGCGAATTGAGCATGAAAATCTTACACCATGAAGGTGTTGGTCATACAATGACAATTCATACACAAAACGAAAAAATTGTTCGTGAATTTGCATTGAAAAAACCAGTATCAAGATTATTGGTAAATACAGCAGCTGCTTTAGGTGGTGTAGGTGCAACAACTGGATTATTCCCAGCCTTTACTTTAGGTTGTGGTGCTGTTGGAGGAAGTGCTACTTCTGATAACGTAAGTCCATTAAACTTATTTAACGTACGTCGTATTGCTTACGGTACATCTGAATTAGCAGATTTACGTCGTGCTGAAAATCAACAAATAGAAGTAAATACTACTTCTGTAAGTAATACAGACGAAGAACAACTTATTAACTTACTTGTTCAACGTGTATTATCAAAATTAAACTAG
- a CDS encoding BMC domain-containing protein yields MTKEALGLVEVRGYIGAVVAADAALKAANVSLLNVERIKAGLHTVQLVGDVGAVKAAVDSAVASISDLGCLMSSHVIPRLDSQTEILFTDIRKKDIQKPAKVVEEVIEEAVVVSEVVEEKPLVVESISEEVIVAQEASSSYSLEELEKLKVVELRSIAYREPNIGLTKKQIKFANKKTLLDALLKK; encoded by the coding sequence ATGACAAAAGAAGCTCTAGGGTTAGTTGAGGTTCGTGGCTATATCGGTGCTGTTGTAGCTGCTGACGCAGCATTAAAAGCAGCTAATGTGTCATTATTAAATGTTGAACGTATCAAAGCCGGATTACATACTGTACAATTAGTGGGTGATGTAGGTGCTGTTAAAGCAGCCGTTGATTCAGCTGTTGCATCTATTTCAGACTTAGGTTGTTTGATGAGCAGTCATGTTATTCCTAGACTTGATTCACAGACCGAAATTTTATTTACGGATATTCGTAAAAAAGACATTCAAAAACCAGCTAAGGTTGTTGAAGAAGTTATAGAAGAGGCTGTTGTTGTTTCAGAAGTTGTTGAGGAAAAACCTTTAGTGGTTGAATCAATTTCAGAAGAAGTGATTGTGGCGCAAGAAGCATCTTCAAGCTATTCTTTAGAAGAATTAGAAAAATTAAAAGTTGTTGAATTACGCTCAATAGCATATCGTGAACCTAATATTGGCTTAACTAAAAAACAAATAAAATTTGCAAACAAAAAAACATTGCTAGACGCATTGTTAAAAAAATAG